The Streptomyces sp. NBC_01353 genome contains a region encoding:
- a CDS encoding pyruvate carboxylase: MFRKVLVANRGEIAIRAFRAGYELGARTVAVFPHEDRNSLHRLKADEAYEIGEPGHPVRAYLSVEEIIRAARLAGADAVYPGYGFLSENPELARACEEAGITFVGPSVPTLELTGNKARAVAAAREAGVPVLGSSAPSTDVDELVAAAEGIGFPVFVKAVAGGGGRGMRRVEDPATLRESIEAAAREAESAFGDATVFLEKAVVDPRHIEVQILADGEGNVIHLFERDCSVQRRHQKVIELAPAPNLDPVVRQRICDDAVKFARRIGYRNAGTVEFLLDRDGNHVFIEMNPRIQVEHTVTEEVTDIDLVQSQLRIAAGETLADLGLAQESVVLRGAALQCRITTEDPANGFRPDTGMISAYRSPGGSGIRLDGGTTHAGTEVSAHFDSMLVKLTCRGRDFRTAVDRARRAVAEFRIRGVSTNIPFLQAVLDDPDFQAGHVTTAFIEQRPHLLTARHSADRGTKLLTYLADVTVNKPHGPRPELISPATKLPALPAGEPAAGSRQKLLALGPVGFARSLRESPTIGVTDTTFRDAHQSLLATRVRTKDLLAVAPTVAHNLPQLLSLECWGGATYDVALRFLAEDPWERLAALREAVPNICLQMLLRGRNTVGYTPYPTEVTDAFVQEAAATGIDIFRIFDALNDVDQMRPAIDAVRETGTAVAEVALCYTSDLSDPTEKLYTLDYYLRLAEKIVAAGAHVLAVKDMAGLLRAPAASKLVSALRAEFDLPVHLHTHDTAGGQLATYLAAIQAGADAVDGAVASMAGTTSQPSLSAIVAATDHSDRPTGLDLQAVGDLEPYWESVRKVYAPFEAGLDSPTGRVYHHEIPGGQLSNLRTQAVALGLGDRFEDVESTYAAADRMLGRLVKVTPSSKVVGDLALHLVGAGVAPEDFEAAPNRFDIPDSVVGFLHGELGTPPGGWPEPFRTKALEGRAGPKPMRDLTAEDRTGLAKDRRATLNRLLFPGPTKAYEAHRQAYGDTSVLDSKDFFYGLRPGKEYTVDFGPGVRLLIELEAIGEADERGMRTVLSTLNGQLRPIQVRDNAAAADLPVTEKADRSNPGHVAAPFAGVVTLAVAEGDEVEAGATVATIEAMKMEASITAPRSGRVSRLAITRIQQVEGGDLLVEIG, encoded by the coding sequence ATGTTCCGCAAGGTACTGGTGGCCAATCGCGGGGAGATCGCGATTCGCGCGTTCCGCGCGGGCTACGAATTGGGTGCGCGCACGGTAGCCGTCTTCCCCCACGAGGACCGCAACTCTCTGCACCGGCTGAAGGCCGACGAGGCGTACGAGATCGGTGAGCCCGGACATCCGGTGCGGGCCTACCTCTCCGTGGAGGAGATCATCCGGGCGGCACGCCTGGCCGGTGCCGACGCCGTCTACCCGGGTTACGGATTCCTGTCCGAGAACCCGGAACTGGCGCGCGCCTGCGAGGAGGCGGGCATCACGTTCGTGGGCCCGAGTGTGCCGACCCTGGAGCTGACCGGGAACAAGGCGCGTGCCGTGGCCGCCGCCCGGGAGGCGGGCGTACCCGTGCTCGGTTCCTCGGCGCCCTCCACCGACGTGGACGAGCTGGTGGCGGCCGCCGAGGGCATCGGCTTCCCGGTGTTCGTCAAGGCCGTCGCCGGCGGCGGCGGTCGCGGCATGCGGCGGGTCGAGGACCCGGCGACGCTTCGCGAGTCCATCGAAGCGGCGGCCCGCGAGGCCGAGTCCGCCTTCGGCGACGCGACCGTCTTCCTGGAAAAGGCCGTCGTCGACCCGCGTCACATCGAGGTGCAGATCCTCGCCGACGGCGAGGGCAACGTCATCCACCTGTTCGAGCGCGACTGCTCGGTGCAGCGGCGCCACCAGAAGGTGATCGAACTCGCGCCCGCCCCGAACCTCGACCCGGTGGTACGGCAGCGCATCTGCGACGACGCCGTGAAGTTCGCCCGTCGGATCGGCTACCGCAACGCGGGCACCGTGGAGTTCCTCCTCGACCGCGACGGCAACCACGTCTTCATCGAGATGAATCCGCGCATCCAGGTCGAGCACACGGTGACCGAGGAGGTCACCGACATCGATCTGGTGCAGTCGCAGCTGCGCATCGCCGCCGGCGAGACCCTTGCCGACCTCGGCCTGGCGCAGGAGTCCGTCGTCCTGCGCGGTGCCGCCCTGCAGTGCCGGATCACCACCGAGGACCCGGCCAACGGCTTCCGCCCGGACACCGGCATGATCAGCGCGTACCGCTCTCCGGGAGGCTCCGGCATCCGGCTCGACGGCGGCACCACCCACGCCGGTACGGAGGTCAGCGCCCACTTCGACTCGATGCTGGTCAAGCTGACCTGTCGGGGCCGGGACTTCAGAACGGCCGTCGACCGCGCCCGGCGCGCGGTGGCCGAGTTCCGTATCCGCGGCGTGTCCACGAACATCCCCTTCCTGCAGGCCGTGCTCGACGACCCGGACTTCCAGGCGGGACACGTCACGACGGCCTTCATCGAGCAGCGGCCGCACCTGCTCACCGCGCGCCACTCTGCCGACCGCGGCACGAAGCTGCTCACGTACCTCGCCGACGTCACCGTGAACAAGCCGCACGGCCCTCGGCCCGAGCTGATCTCCCCGGCCACCAAGCTGCCGGCGCTGCCCGCCGGCGAGCCGGCCGCCGGCTCCCGGCAGAAGCTCCTCGCGCTCGGCCCGGTGGGCTTCGCGCGGAGCCTGCGCGAGTCGCCGACCATCGGTGTCACGGACACCACGTTCCGCGACGCCCACCAGTCGCTTCTCGCCACCCGGGTCCGGACCAAGGATCTGCTGGCCGTCGCCCCCACCGTGGCGCACAACCTGCCGCAGCTGCTGTCCTTGGAGTGCTGGGGCGGCGCCACCTACGACGTCGCGCTGCGCTTCCTCGCGGAGGACCCGTGGGAGCGCCTTGCCGCCTTGCGCGAGGCCGTGCCGAACATCTGCCTGCAGATGCTGCTGCGGGGTCGCAACACCGTGGGGTACACCCCTTACCCGACCGAGGTGACCGACGCCTTCGTGCAGGAGGCCGCCGCCACGGGCATCGACATCTTCCGTATCTTCGACGCGCTCAACGACGTCGACCAGATGCGCCCGGCCATCGACGCCGTACGGGAGACCGGGACGGCGGTGGCCGAGGTCGCGCTGTGTTACACGTCCGATCTCTCCGACCCGACGGAGAAGCTGTACACGCTGGACTACTACCTGCGGCTGGCCGAGAAGATCGTCGCCGCGGGGGCGCACGTGCTGGCGGTCAAGGACATGGCGGGCCTGCTGCGCGCCCCCGCCGCGTCCAAGCTGGTCTCCGCTCTGCGCGCGGAGTTCGACCTGCCGGTGCACCTGCACACCCATGACACCGCGGGCGGTCAGCTCGCCACGTATCTCGCGGCGATCCAGGCCGGGGCGGACGCGGTGGACGGTGCGGTGGCCTCCATGGCCGGTACCACCTCCCAGCCGTCGCTGTCGGCGATCGTCGCCGCGACCGACCACTCCGATCGGCCCACCGGCCTCGATCTGCAGGCGGTCGGTGACCTGGAGCCGTACTGGGAGAGCGTCCGCAAGGTCTACGCCCCCTTCGAGGCGGGTCTGGACTCGCCGACCGGGCGCGTGTACCACCACGAGATTCCCGGCGGGCAGCTCTCCAACCTGCGCACACAGGCCGTCGCGCTCGGCCTCGGCGACCGTTTCGAAGACGTCGAGTCGACGTACGCCGCCGCGGACCGGATGCTGGGCCGACTGGTGAAGGTCACGCCGTCGTCGAAGGTGGTGGGTGACCTCGCACTGCATCTCGTGGGCGCCGGGGTGGCGCCCGAGGATTTCGAGGCGGCGCCGAACCGCTTCGACATCCCCGACTCGGTCGTCGGCTTCCTGCACGGCGAGCTGGGCACGCCTCCCGGCGGCTGGCCGGAGCCGTTCCGCACCAAGGCGCTGGAGGGCCGCGCCGGACCCAAGCCGATGCGGGATCTGACCGCGGAAGACCGCACCGGCCTGGCCAAGGACCGGCGCGCGACGCTGAACCGCCTTCTCTTCCCCGGCCCGACGAAGGCGTACGAGGCACACCGCCAGGCGTACGGCGACACCAGCGTGCTCGACAGCAAGGACTTCTTCTACGGGCTGCGCCCCGGGAAGGAGTACACCGTCGATTTCGGGCCCGGTGTGCGGCTGCTCATCGAGCTGGAGGCCATCGGCGAGGCCGACGAACGCGGCATGCGCACCGTCCTGTCCACCCTGAACGGCCAACTGCGGCCGATCCAGGTACGCGACAACGCGGCGGCCGCCGACCTCCCGGTGACCGAGAAGGCCGACAGGTCCAACCCCGGCCATGTCGCCGCGCCGTTCGCCGGCGTGGTCACGCTGGCCGTCGCCGAGGGCGACGAGGTCGAGGCCGGTGCGACGGTGGCCACCATCGAGGCGATGAAGATGGAGGCCTCGATCACCGCCCCGAGGAGCGGACGGGTGTCCCGCCTGGCCATCACCAGGATCCAGCAGGTGGAAGGCGGCGACCTCCTCGTCGAGATCGGGTGA
- a CDS encoding PRC-barrel domain-containing protein, protein MTEHVWSYKSTAGHLAGTELTGYKVEAIDGSIGKVDKHSDEVGDAYLVVDTGVWIFGKEVLIPAGTVVRIDVDDRKIFVDRTREQIKDAPEFHRDKHLEDPDYRHELGTYYGLGGPFGGPLV, encoded by the coding sequence GTGACTGAGCACGTGTGGAGCTACAAGTCGACCGCGGGCCATCTGGCCGGCACCGAATTGACCGGCTACAAGGTCGAGGCGATCGACGGCAGCATCGGGAAGGTGGACAAGCACTCCGACGAGGTCGGTGACGCCTATCTGGTTGTGGACACCGGGGTGTGGATCTTCGGCAAGGAGGTCCTCATTCCGGCCGGCACCGTGGTTCGGATCGACGTGGACGACCGGAAGATCTTCGTCGACCGGACCAGGGAGCAGATCAAGGACGCTCCCGAGTTCCACCGTGACAAGCACCTCGAGGACCCCGACTACCGCCACGAGCTGGGCACGTACTACGGACTGGGAGGCCCCTTCGGAGGCCCGCTGGTCTGA
- a CDS encoding mycothione reductase has protein sequence MRHHDLVVIGAGSGNAVVDESLADLDVAVVEERWFGGTCLNAGCIPSKMLAHTAHVARSVREAGAFDVDAALKAVRWRDARDRVFGRLDAERDRGRRGRMEDDSVSVYEGSAWFTGPRTLRIERADGALDVSAGQIVVAAGGRPLVPEPVVDANLPYETSDTVMRIDSPPQRLAILGGGYIAAELAEVFAAAGSSVTIVEKEDHLLGPQDETVAERFTSLVRSRYDLRLGQEVSTVGGRPGALRLTLDDGSTVEADMLLVAVGRVPNSDRLNLEAAGIATHGDGRVIVDEHQRTTADGVFALGDICSAVPLKHVANREAKVVAHNLRHPDDLIAADHGLVPAAVFTRPQIASVGATEQDCRDKGLDYLVGKAGYGDVAYGWAMEDTTGFCKVLAEAGTGRLLGAHLMGPQASILIQPLILAATLGIDAATLATSPYWIHPALTEVVENALLDLGL, from the coding sequence ATGCGCCACCACGATCTTGTCGTCATCGGTGCGGGATCCGGCAACGCCGTCGTCGACGAATCGTTGGCCGATCTCGACGTGGCCGTCGTCGAGGAGCGTTGGTTCGGCGGAACCTGCCTGAACGCCGGCTGCATCCCGAGCAAGATGCTCGCCCACACCGCACATGTCGCACGGAGTGTCAGGGAAGCCGGGGCATTCGACGTGGACGCCGCCTTGAAAGCGGTGCGCTGGCGGGACGCGCGCGACCGGGTCTTCGGGCGTCTGGACGCTGAACGGGACCGGGGTCGCCGCGGCAGAATGGAAGACGACTCAGTCAGCGTGTACGAGGGCAGCGCCTGGTTCACGGGCCCCAGGACGCTCCGGATCGAACGGGCGGATGGAGCTCTGGACGTCAGCGCCGGGCAGATCGTCGTCGCGGCGGGCGGTCGTCCGCTCGTGCCCGAACCCGTCGTGGATGCGAACCTGCCGTACGAGACGTCCGACACCGTCATGCGGATCGACTCTCCGCCCCAGCGTCTCGCGATCCTCGGAGGCGGATACATCGCCGCGGAGCTGGCCGAGGTGTTCGCCGCGGCGGGAAGCTCCGTCACCATCGTCGAGAAGGAGGATCACCTGCTCGGCCCGCAAGACGAGACGGTCGCGGAGCGGTTCACCTCGCTGGTCCGTTCTCGATACGACCTCAGGCTCGGCCAGGAGGTCTCGACGGTCGGCGGTCGCCCGGGCGCGCTGCGCCTGACCCTGGACGACGGATCCACGGTCGAGGCGGACATGCTGCTCGTCGCGGTGGGCCGCGTCCCGAACAGCGACCGGCTGAACCTGGAAGCGGCGGGCATCGCCACTCACGGCGACGGCCGTGTGATCGTGGACGAACACCAGCGCACCACCGCGGACGGTGTCTTCGCGCTGGGTGACATCTGCTCGGCAGTGCCCCTCAAGCACGTGGCCAACCGCGAGGCGAAGGTCGTCGCACACAACCTCCGCCACCCGGACGACCTGATCGCCGCCGACCACGGCCTGGTGCCGGCGGCGGTCTTCACTCGCCCGCAGATCGCCTCCGTCGGCGCCACGGAGCAGGACTGCCGCGACAAAGGGCTCGACTACCTGGTGGGCAAGGCCGGTTACGGCGATGTCGCCTACGGCTGGGCCATGGAGGACACCACCGGCTTCTGCAAGGTACTCGCCGAAGCCGGTACAGGGCGGCTCCTCGGCGCCCACCTGATGGGCCCGCAAGCCTCTATCCTCATCCAGCCCCTCATCCTGGCGGCGACACTCGGCATCGACGCCGCGACCCTCGCCACGTCTCCGTACTGGATCCATCCCGCGCTCACCGAGGTCGTGGAGAACGCCCTCCTCGACCTCGGTCTGTGA
- a CDS encoding SsgA family sporulation/cell division regulator, which produces MSESSRHETTQPPPAPLVRSLHTTARQVQGGIGLPVDATFHYDPDDPWAVRVTFRLPPGKVVDWTFSRELLRSGTRVLSGEGDVRLWPLRCGGREGRVRMRLGPARVFAVVDVDRAGLRSWLGETYVAVPEGGEAARISWAAETPLLFTRP; this is translated from the coding sequence ATGTCTGAATCGAGCCGGCACGAGACCACCCAGCCGCCCCCGGCACCCCTGGTGCGGTCGTTGCACACCACCGCCCGTCAAGTCCAAGGAGGGATCGGCCTGCCCGTCGACGCTACGTTCCACTACGACCCCGACGACCCCTGGGCGGTACGCGTGACCTTCCGGCTTCCGCCGGGCAAGGTCGTCGACTGGACCTTCTCCCGGGAGCTGCTGCGCTCCGGGACCCGCGTCCTGAGCGGCGAAGGCGACGTCCGGCTGTGGCCGCTGCGCTGCGGTGGCAGGGAAGGACGCGTCCGCATGCGGCTGGGCCCGGCACGGGTGTTCGCCGTGGTCGACGTCGACCGCGCGGGCCTGCGGAGCTGGCTGGGCGAGACGTACGTGGCCGTGCCCGAGGGCGGGGAGGCCGCGCGGATCAGCTGGGCGGCCGAGACCCCTCTGCTCTTCACGCGGCCGTAG
- a CDS encoding WhiB family transcriptional regulator, with translation MDSWRARAACQDVDPDLFFPVGTGAPALIQAEEAKEICRRCPVREECLRWAMADSRQVTGVWGGLREDERQALKRRSRRRANKAE, from the coding sequence CTGGACAGCTGGCGTGCACGTGCGGCCTGCCAGGATGTCGACCCCGACCTCTTCTTCCCGGTGGGGACAGGCGCACCGGCGCTGATCCAGGCCGAGGAGGCCAAGGAGATCTGCCGGCGCTGCCCCGTACGCGAGGAATGCCTGCGCTGGGCCATGGCCGACTCCCGCCAGGTGACGGGCGTGTGGGGCGGCCTGCGCGAGGACGAGCGGCAGGCGCTGAAGCGAAGGTCGCGCCGCCGGGCGAACAAGGCGGAATGA
- a CDS encoding RNA polymerase sigma factor SigF yields the protein MRVPTEVTTETRAVVETGTEDLPVLESPRQVAPKDARELSKVFFDKLAVMEEGTHEYQYARNTLIEMNMSLVRYAAGRFRGARSDEMEDIVQVGTIGLIKAIDRFDLAREVEFTSFAIPYIVGEIKRFFRDTSWAVHVPRRLQEARLELSKATEELSSRCGRAPTVAELASLMNLSEDEVIEARIASNGYNSASLDAAIGPDGEDDAAALAEFIGVEDQALELFEDFHTLAPLLVELDDRSRRILHLRFVEELTQSEIGSELGISQMHVSRLLSRNLEHLRKGMLDQS from the coding sequence ATGAGAGTGCCGACTGAGGTGACGACGGAGACGAGGGCTGTTGTCGAGACGGGTACGGAGGACCTTCCCGTACTCGAATCACCCCGCCAGGTCGCTCCGAAGGACGCGCGCGAGCTGTCGAAGGTGTTCTTCGACAAGCTGGCGGTAATGGAGGAGGGCACACATGAGTACCAGTACGCGCGTAACACGCTGATCGAGATGAACATGTCGCTCGTCCGCTACGCGGCCGGCCGGTTCCGAGGGGCCCGTAGCGACGAGATGGAGGACATCGTCCAGGTCGGCACCATCGGTCTGATCAAGGCCATCGACCGGTTCGACCTCGCCCGGGAGGTGGAGTTCACCAGCTTCGCCATCCCCTACATCGTCGGTGAGATCAAGCGCTTCTTCCGTGACACCTCCTGGGCGGTCCATGTACCGCGCCGGTTGCAGGAAGCCCGGCTGGAGCTGTCCAAGGCGACCGAGGAACTGAGCTCCCGGTGCGGACGCGCACCGACCGTGGCGGAGCTGGCGAGCCTGATGAACCTCTCCGAGGACGAGGTGATCGAGGCGCGGATAGCCTCCAACGGGTACAACTCCGCGTCGCTCGACGCTGCCATCGGTCCGGACGGCGAAGACGATGCAGCGGCGCTCGCCGAGTTCATCGGAGTGGAGGACCAGGCGCTCGAGCTCTTCGAGGACTTCCACACGCTCGCGCCCCTGCTCGTCGAACTCGACGACCGCAGCCGCCGGATCCTGCATCTGCGTTTCGTCGAGGAGCTGACGCAGTCGGAGATCGGCAGTGAGCTCGGCATCTCCCAGATGCACGTCTCCCGACTGCTCTCCCGCAATCTGGAACACCTGCGCAAGGGCATGCTCGACCAGTCGTAG
- a CDS encoding ATP-binding protein: MGEVITRRSAVRQPPLSASVSFEGADMGDRMIASARDFAADFLTAAPAAGGDPVSQERVDLARLVVSELVTNVVRHAPGPCRVLLEWFEDALDISVADRLAAAPVARPQDPQRIGQHGLEIVVAVCESVSVEPQPSGKRVRARLSLA; encoded by the coding sequence ATGGGTGAGGTGATCACCAGGAGAAGCGCGGTGCGTCAGCCGCCGCTGTCGGCGAGCGTGTCCTTCGAAGGCGCCGACATGGGGGACAGGATGATCGCGTCGGCCCGCGACTTCGCAGCCGACTTCCTCACCGCCGCGCCGGCCGCCGGAGGCGATCCGGTGTCCCAGGAGCGCGTCGATCTGGCGCGCCTGGTGGTCAGCGAACTGGTGACCAATGTGGTGCGGCACGCGCCAGGCCCCTGTCGGGTGCTTCTCGAATGGTTCGAGGATGCGCTGGACATCTCGGTGGCCGACCGGCTCGCCGCCGCCCCCGTAGCCCGGCCCCAGGATCCTCAGCGCATCGGACAGCACGGTCTCGAGATCGTGGTGGCCGTCTGTGAGAGCGTGAGCGTGGAGCCGCAGCCGTCCGGGAAGCGCGTCCGGGCCCGTCTTTCCCTCGCGTGA
- a CDS encoding hydrophobic protein gives MVPLLLVLLLVLILFGAGFAVKALWWIAVFVLVVWLLGFVFRPKARTGRWYRW, from the coding sequence ATGGTTCCCCTTCTCTTGGTTCTGCTGCTCGTACTGATTCTCTTCGGCGCCGGTTTCGCGGTGAAGGCGCTGTGGTGGATCGCCGTGTTCGTGCTCGTCGTCTGGCTGCTCGGCTTCGTGTTCCGTCCCAAGGCTCGTACGGGCCGCTGGTACCGCTGGTAG
- a CDS encoding aldo/keto reductase, with the protein MTTPEKTDHRLLFGCMGLGGGWDAEPHTAADVDAAETAVEAALDSGITAFDHADIYRRGKSEAVFGEVLARSAGLRERITLQTKCGIRLAEGARPGLYDLRGSSIVRRVEESLERLRTDVLDVLLLHRPDPLADPADIGDALTSLHRQGLVRRFGVSNMNSAQIARLQAHMDLPLVANQLEMSLHRRAWLEDGILVNTPESAANGFPAGTVEHCLTHGIGLQAWGALAQGRYTGAPGSPQETATAALVTSLAEAKGTTPETIVLWWLRRHPARIAPVIGTSNPERIRACRDAAMGEPDLTHDEWYALWVSARGAALP; encoded by the coding sequence GTGACCACTCCCGAGAAGACCGACCACCGCCTCCTCTTCGGCTGCATGGGCCTGGGGGGAGGCTGGGACGCGGAGCCCCACACGGCCGCCGACGTCGACGCGGCGGAGACCGCTGTCGAGGCGGCGCTGGACAGCGGCATCACCGCGTTCGACCATGCCGACATCTACCGGCGCGGAAAGTCGGAAGCGGTCTTCGGCGAGGTCCTGGCCCGCTCGGCCGGACTGCGTGAGCGGATCACCCTGCAGACCAAGTGCGGCATCCGCCTGGCCGAAGGGGCCCGGCCCGGCCTGTACGACCTGCGAGGCTCCTCCATCGTCCGCAGGGTCGAGGAGAGTCTGGAGCGGCTGCGCACCGACGTCCTCGACGTCCTGCTTCTGCACCGCCCCGACCCGCTGGCCGACCCCGCCGACATCGGCGATGCCCTGACCTCGCTCCACCGGCAGGGGCTCGTCCGCCGTTTCGGTGTCTCGAACATGAACTCCGCGCAGATCGCCCGGCTCCAGGCCCATATGGACCTGCCGCTCGTGGCCAACCAGCTGGAGATGAGCCTGCACCGGCGCGCCTGGCTGGAGGACGGCATCCTCGTCAACACTCCGGAGTCCGCGGCCAACGGCTTCCCCGCCGGAACCGTCGAGCACTGCCTGACCCATGGCATCGGGCTCCAGGCGTGGGGAGCGCTGGCCCAGGGGCGCTACACAGGCGCACCGGGGAGCCCGCAGGAGACGGCCACGGCCGCGCTGGTGACCTCGCTCGCCGAGGCCAAGGGCACGACACCGGAGACGATCGTGCTCTGGTGGCTGCGGCGCCACCCCGCCCGTATCGCCCCCGTCATCGGTACGTCGAACCCGGAGCGCATCCGCGCCTGCCGGGACGCCGCGATGGGCGAGCCCGACCTGACCCACGACGAGTGGTACGCGCTGTGGGTCTCCGCCCGCGGCGCCGCGCTGCCGTAA
- a CDS encoding VanZ family protein: MTSRLGWCRVTTGRQQKQKQKQKQKREPPGAGPGRWLRVAVTVLALAAMVAFGVVLARLTLQPSPASEMLTHANLRPGNSIRAYLGQPAFRDTVKQLGGNVLLGVPFGLLLPVVSPRSRGFVRIALLTVATMLLVELIQGALVTGRAFDIDDVLLNTTGALLGYALVGRRLGRAVYPRRRRRWWSQRRT, from the coding sequence ATGACGTCACGTCTCGGATGGTGCCGCGTCACGACCGGGCGGCAGCAGAAGCAGAAGCAGAAGCAGAAGCAGAAGCGGGAGCCCCCAGGGGCGGGGCCCGGGCGCTGGCTCCGCGTCGCCGTCACTGTGCTGGCCCTCGCCGCGATGGTGGCCTTCGGCGTCGTCCTCGCCCGGCTGACCCTCCAGCCATCGCCGGCCTCGGAGATGCTCACCCACGCCAACCTCCGGCCGGGGAACTCGATCCGCGCCTACCTCGGGCAGCCCGCCTTCCGGGACACCGTCAAGCAGCTCGGCGGCAACGTTCTTCTGGGCGTGCCGTTCGGCCTGCTGCTGCCGGTCGTGTCCCCCCGTAGCCGCGGGTTCGTACGGATCGCCCTGCTGACGGTGGCGACGATGCTCCTGGTCGAACTGATCCAGGGGGCCCTGGTCACGGGGCGCGCCTTCGACATCGACGACGTGCTGCTCAACACCACGGGTGCGCTGCTCGGCTACGCCCTGGTGGGCCGCCGCCTGGGCAGGGCGGTGTATCCGCGGCGCCGGCGCCGATGGTGGTCGCAGCGCCGCACCTGA
- a CDS encoding DUF4230 domain-containing protein, producing the protein MAPRRWPAAAVVLVVLSLALFLLGRFVHVPGLDDVFGVDTQDRSGPAVLKSIQDMHRYEGAAGNYQVVVDLEKDARLLPDSIRGTRTLFVASGSVAAYVDFGNIGQGSVTVDEKRTTATLRLPHAQLAEPAVDPKRSYTVSKQRGLVDRLGDLFSDNPADERAVHVLAADRIGDAAKESDLTLRAEKNTTSMLQGLLRALGFEQVTVTYSP; encoded by the coding sequence ATGGCCCCGCGCAGGTGGCCTGCTGCCGCCGTCGTGCTCGTCGTGCTGTCCCTGGCCCTCTTCCTCCTGGGGCGGTTCGTCCACGTGCCAGGACTGGACGACGTGTTCGGCGTCGACACGCAGGACCGTTCCGGGCCGGCGGTGTTGAAGTCCATCCAGGACATGCACCGGTACGAGGGCGCCGCCGGCAACTACCAGGTCGTGGTCGACCTGGAGAAGGACGCCCGGCTGCTGCCCGACTCGATCCGGGGGACTCGTACGCTCTTCGTTGCGAGCGGCAGCGTGGCCGCGTACGTCGACTTCGGCAACATCGGCCAGGGCAGTGTGACCGTCGACGAGAAGCGCACGACTGCCACCCTCCGCCTGCCGCATGCGCAGCTCGCCGAGCCGGCCGTGGACCCCAAGCGCTCCTACACCGTCTCGAAGCAGCGTGGCCTGGTCGACCGGCTGGGCGACCTGTTCTCCGACAACCCGGCCGACGAGCGCGCCGTCCATGTCCTCGCCGCCGACCGCATCGGCGACGCCGCCAAGGAGAGCGACCTGACGCTGCGTGCCGAGAAGAACACCACGTCGATGCTCCAGGGCCTGCTCCGTGCCCTCGGCTTCGAACAGGTCACCGTCACGTACTCGCCGTAG